The Plasmodium malariae genome assembly, chromosome: 3 genome window below encodes:
- the PmUG01_03024400 gene encoding thioredoxin, putative, with translation MNNILRLNRQKRIFANSKRNFLHFNCIYNKTENCVTRNKNEKINFDKNIHKLIARSYVNFDNKSISSSKRRKIYLLTLLLTGVFGYGSLIWKEKRNVTNFLNEMKEITDDIFDNMDNIVLFVLDKNKLNEEKKNIQEIKNEIEKLNIKNINFLYTYNEESKEYACYLYKGRRRRNITKQELASNFIEDIFEPFFTPVSEDYEKINEGNNGNFPICVTHDTFEKEIIEDSKKNEIILVLFENTCFLCFLYKPFINTLHKLFKENNIQLKLKKYNIEKNDYAPNMIVCRGTPTFLFYHNGKGNKLDEYKPNDIINKIDQIIKSPKNIKEQMLAKADLIHERMHQFGYLTMWMTESKIIENMLIKRHIKDISSNTDDDTIYNEVLTALIEEDTGRNDLIEDSLSYMKEKINEAEKSCFVVAMMMAKELIDEEKKNMT, from the exons atgaataatatactAAGGCTCAACAGACAAAAGCGAATATTTGCAAACAGTAAGAGAAACTTTCTCCATTTTaattgtatttataataaaacagaaaattGTGTTAccagaaataaaaatgaaaaaataaatttcgataaaaatatacataaacttATAGCAAGAAGTTATGTTAACTTCGACAATAAAAGTATATCAAGTAgtaaaaggagaaaaatatacttaCTTACTTTACTTCTTACTGGTGTGTTTGGATATGGCAGTTTAAtatggaaagaaaaaagaaatgtaaCCAATTTCCTAAATgaaatgaaagaaataaCGGATGATATTTTTGATAACATGGACAACATCGTATTGTTTGTGTTAgataagaataaattaaatgaagaaaaaaaaaatattcaagaaataaaaaatgaaattgaaaaactcaatataaaaaatatcaatttcCTTTACACATATAATGAAGAAAGCAAGGAGTACGCTTGTTATCTTTATAAAGGAAGGAGAAGAAGAAACATAACAAAACAAGAGCTAGCAAGTAATTTTATCGAAGATATATTTGAACCTTTTTTTACACCTGTTAGTGAagattatgaaaaaattaatgaaggAAATAATGGAAATTTCCCAATTTGTGTAACGCATGACACGTTTGAGAAGGAG ATCATTGAGGACTCAaagaaaaacgaaataatcttggttttatttgaaaatacgTGCTTCTTATGCTTTTTGTACAAGCCTTTTATAAACactttacataaattattcaaGGAGAACAAC ATTCAACTAAAGCtgaagaaatataatatagagAAAAATGATTATGCTCCAAATATGATTGTTTGTAGGGGAACCccaacatttttattttatcacaA TGGAAAGGGAAATAAGCTGGATGAATATAAGCCTAATGACATCATCAACAAAATCGATCAA ATTATTAAATCGcctaaaaatattaaagaacAAATGCTAGCTAAGGCAGATTTAATCCATGAAAGAATGCATCAATTTGGATATTTGACCATGTG GATGACAGAGTccaaaattatagaaaatatgCTCATAAAAAGGCACATAAAGGATATATCAAGT aacACCGATGATGATACCATTTATAATGAAGTATTAACGGCTCTTATAGAAGAAGACACAGGAAGAAATGATTTAATTGAGGACAGCTTAAGTTACatgaaagagaaaataaatgaagCGGAGAAGAGTTGTTTTGTAGTAGCTATG ATGATGGCTAAAGAATTAAttgatgaagaaaaaaaaaatatgacatGA